The DNA segment CCTCAAGGTCACTACTTTGTGATGGGTGACAACCGCGATAATAGTGCCGATAGTCGTTACTGGGGCTTTGTTCCTGAAGAGAACCTAGTAGGTAAGGCGGTTGCTATTTGGATTAGCTTTGAGTTCGATCGCGATCCAAATAGCGTACTACCAAGCTGGATTCCAACAGGTGTTCGCTTTAACCGTATCGGCGGTATTCACTAGCCCACTATTGGGCACAACACAACGAGAGAGCATGAATTCTCAAATTGAAAAACTAGAAAGAAAGCTCGGCTATCAATTTAATGATGGCGAGCTTTTGAGTTTGGCACTGACACACCGCAGTGCCAACAGTAAGCATAACGAGCGTCTTGAGTTTCTGGGCGATTCAATTTTAAGTTTTGTCATTGCAGACGATCTCTACCACCGTTTTCCGAAGGTAACGGAGGGTGACATGAGTCGTATGCGTGCAACATTGGTACGTGGTAATACTCTGGCCGAGCTTGGTCGTGAGTTTGAACTGGGTGACTACTTAAAATTAGGTCCAGGTGAACTAAAGAGCGGTGGTTTCCGCCGTGACTCTATCTTGGCTGATGCTGTAGAGGCGATCATTGG comes from the Vibrio astriarenae genome and includes:
- the rnc gene encoding ribonuclease III, with translation MNSQIEKLERKLGYQFNDGELLSLALTHRSANSKHNERLEFLGDSILSFVIADDLYHRFPKVTEGDMSRMRATLVRGNTLAELGREFELGDYLKLGPGELKSGGFRRDSILADAVEAIIGAIYLDSDVETVRKIILEWYLSRLEAIKPGVSQKDPKTRLQEFLQGRRKPLPVYTVTNIKGEAHNQEFTVSCEVAGIGQPVIGKGTSRRKAEQAAAETALGQLTNG